A genomic stretch from Corynebacterium kutscheri includes:
- the mshD gene encoding mycothiol synthase translates to MEIRSTHLYDFPDLATQAHQLLEVVEDHDGTAAFSEQFIFGIDDAQRRHRYIIALDGPQLVGLAADDGATVELAVTPAYRRRKVGTQLVRSFMKPPSVWAHGNLFEAQRFADALNFIATRELLVMTIKNPALINASTFTLPKGYQVCDLVAAQMRCENIEDCWLEVNNEAFSWHPEQGGWDKDRLRRAQATDWFNPHDVLFLIDNRDTTQPRIAGFHWLKRHGKLAQAELGEVYVVGLADAYRGQKLGDPLVRMGLAHLLKAGAQEIILYVEADNTPAINAYKQLGFSVTEQHCLYTAADQTS, encoded by the coding sequence ATGGAGATACGCAGCACGCACTTATATGATTTCCCTGATCTTGCGACACAAGCACATCAGCTTCTTGAGGTTGTGGAAGACCACGACGGTACTGCTGCGTTTTCTGAGCAATTTATTTTTGGCATTGATGACGCACAGCGCAGGCACAGATATATTATTGCCCTTGATGGACCCCAGCTTGTTGGATTAGCCGCTGATGATGGCGCCACTGTGGAGCTGGCCGTTACCCCAGCGTATCGACGTCGAAAAGTAGGCACCCAGTTGGTGCGTTCTTTTATGAAGCCACCGTCGGTGTGGGCACACGGAAATCTTTTTGAAGCACAACGTTTTGCCGATGCACTTAATTTTATAGCTACCCGTGAACTACTCGTTATGACGATCAAAAACCCAGCGCTTATCAATGCCAGTACGTTTACCTTGCCTAAGGGCTACCAGGTATGCGATCTTGTTGCAGCACAGATGCGGTGTGAAAATATTGAAGACTGCTGGTTAGAAGTGAATAATGAAGCATTTTCTTGGCATCCTGAGCAAGGCGGCTGGGATAAAGATAGACTGCGTCGTGCCCAAGCTACTGACTGGTTTAACCCACATGATGTGCTTTTTTTGATTGATAATCGTGACACGACGCAACCACGGATTGCTGGTTTTCACTGGCTTAAACGTCATGGCAAATTAGCTCAGGCGGAGCTGGGGGAAGTGTACGTGGTAGGACTAGCTGATGCGTATCGTGGGCAAAAACTTGGTGATCCATTGGTGCGTATGGGATTGGCACATTTGTTAAAAGCTGGGGCACAAGAAATTATTTTGTATGTAGAAGCTGACAATACTCCGGCAATCAATGCTTATAAACAATTAGGTTTTAGTGTTACCGAACAACACTGTTTATATACTGCAGCGGATCAAACCAGCTAG
- the dps gene encoding DNA starvation/stationary phase protection protein Dps — MSYTVPGLNENDAKKLIDSLQERLTDYNDLHLILKHAHWNVVGHNFIAVHEMIDPQVDLVRGYADELAERIATLGGSPIGTPAGHVADRTPLQYQTNRGTAQDHLKELDRVYTEVLEKVRESQGEAGELDAMTEDLYIAQAQEMEKFQWFVRAHLDDGQGNI, encoded by the coding sequence ATGAGTTACACAGTCCCTGGCCTTAATGAAAACGACGCAAAGAAGCTGATCGATAGTCTTCAAGAGCGTCTTACTGATTACAACGATTTACACCTGATTCTTAAGCATGCACATTGGAATGTTGTTGGTCATAACTTCATTGCAGTCCACGAAATGATTGATCCACAGGTAGATTTGGTGCGCGGTTATGCAGACGAATTAGCTGAGCGTATCGCTACTTTAGGTGGTTCTCCTATTGGCACTCCGGCCGGACACGTTGCTGACCGTACACCATTGCAGTATCAAACTAACCGTGGTACTGCTCAGGATCATTTGAAAGAGCTTGATCGCGTTTACACCGAGGTCTTAGAGAAGGTCCGTGAGTCGCAAGGCGAAGCTGGCGAACTCGATGCTATGACTGAGGATCTCTACATTGCTCAAGCTCAGGAAATGGAAAAGTTCCAGTGGTTTGTGCGAGCACATCTTGACGACGGACAAGGCAATATTTAG
- a CDS encoding cytochrome P450: MTFLAREPKEFARYAQPVEDVDGFLVVTTAKLAREVAENPVIFSSVVSQHLQLPNGLDGKEHTQFRQLIDRYLSEEAMAGKQVAFQKSAHDVVAAAPLVCEAISVLGEPYAVKAMLAWLGWGKEFEQRLLDWVADNRAATRSGDAQRTSKVAQDFDQIIIDALASVDPTTVTAQLFADRSLGRALEFPEIVSILRNWTAGDLSSMAVCIGVLMHGLAENPAIQHRWRSGISSTEQAAIINEFLRIDDPFVANRRVARTKCTLGDKDVAVGQKILIHWTAANAEIGSSFDEVAHASQNLVWGAGPHACPGKALSLMELSIFISELLLRYQITLSGPRTREIHPVGGWATLGIELQPI, from the coding sequence ATGACTTTCCTTGCTCGTGAACCCAAAGAGTTTGCTCGTTATGCCCAGCCAGTAGAAGATGTAGATGGTTTCTTGGTAGTTACTACTGCCAAACTGGCTCGGGAGGTTGCGGAAAATCCAGTAATTTTTTCTAGCGTTGTTTCGCAACACCTTCAGCTACCCAATGGGCTCGATGGTAAAGAACATACTCAGTTTCGCCAGCTTATTGATCGTTATTTAAGTGAAGAAGCAATGGCGGGAAAGCAGGTTGCTTTCCAAAAAAGTGCTCACGATGTGGTTGCAGCGGCGCCCCTGGTCTGTGAGGCTATTAGCGTGCTAGGCGAGCCCTACGCAGTGAAAGCCATGTTGGCGTGGCTGGGCTGGGGAAAAGAATTTGAACAGCGGTTACTCGATTGGGTAGCAGATAATCGTGCGGCAACTCGTAGCGGTGATGCTCAACGCACCAGTAAGGTTGCCCAAGATTTTGATCAAATTATTATCGACGCACTAGCCAGTGTGGATCCAACTACTGTTACTGCACAATTGTTTGCTGATCGTAGCCTTGGTCGAGCATTAGAATTCCCAGAAATTGTTTCTATCCTGCGTAATTGGACAGCCGGTGATTTGAGTTCCATGGCGGTCTGCATTGGTGTTCTAATGCATGGCTTAGCGGAAAACCCCGCGATACAACATCGTTGGCGTAGTGGAATAAGTAGCACTGAACAAGCGGCCATTATTAATGAATTTTTACGTATTGATGACCCCTTCGTTGCTAATCGTCGAGTTGCGCGCACCAAGTGCACCCTAGGGGATAAAGATGTTGCAGTAGGGCAAAAAATTTTGATCCACTGGACAGCAGCTAATGCCGAAATAGGTAGTTCTTTTGATGAAGTAGCCCATGCGTCGCAGAACCTTGTGTGGGGAGCAGGACCTCACGCCTGCCCCGGCAAAGCTCTTTCCTTAATGGAATTATCGATTTTTATTAGCGAGCTTCTTCTTCGATACCAAATTACTTTGTCCGGTCCGCGTACCCGGGAAATCCATCCTGTTGGTGGGTGGGCAACATTGGGAATAGAGCTGCAACCTATCTAG
- the dusB gene encoding tRNA dihydrouridine synthase DusB — protein sequence MSLSIGSLTLPSPVVLAPMAGVTNMPFRLLCREQEIAKTGTVSGLYVCEMITARALHEGNEKTLHMTAFDASESPRSMQLYTTDPKYTYLATKKIVDENMADHIDMNFGCPVPKVTRKGGGSALPYKRRLFGNIIAAAVKATEGTDIPVTVKFRVGIDDEHHTHLDAGRIAVEEGAAAVALHARTAAQRYSGAADWQEITRLKEHLAHTGIPVLGNGDIFKATDAKKMMEETGCDGVVVGRGCLGRPWLFAELSAALRGQPIPAAPTLGEVTKIIYRHAELLVAHDGEQKGCRDLRKHMGWYLRGFPVGGQLRAGLARLTSLNNLEELLAPWADSPALADDADGARGRKGSPAKVVLPEGWLDDPEDDSVPEGAEIMHSGG from the coding sequence GTGAGTTTAAGTATCGGTTCGCTAACCCTGCCTTCGCCTGTTGTTCTTGCCCCTATGGCTGGGGTAACAAATATGCCTTTTCGCTTACTATGCCGCGAACAAGAAATAGCTAAAACCGGTACGGTTTCTGGTCTATATGTCTGCGAAATGATTACTGCTCGTGCACTGCATGAAGGCAATGAGAAAACGCTACATATGACTGCCTTTGATGCATCAGAATCACCGCGATCGATGCAGCTTTATACCACTGATCCCAAGTACACCTACCTTGCGACAAAAAAGATCGTCGATGAAAATATGGCCGATCATATTGATATGAATTTCGGCTGTCCAGTGCCTAAGGTGACCCGAAAAGGTGGTGGTTCAGCTTTGCCTTATAAGCGCCGGCTTTTTGGCAATATTATTGCCGCTGCAGTCAAAGCCACCGAGGGCACAGATATTCCGGTAACGGTGAAATTCCGAGTAGGTATTGATGATGAACACCATACTCACCTTGATGCTGGGCGTATTGCGGTAGAAGAAGGCGCTGCTGCAGTAGCGCTTCATGCGCGTACCGCAGCTCAACGTTATTCTGGCGCAGCCGATTGGCAAGAAATCACCCGGTTAAAAGAGCATCTTGCTCATACTGGTATTCCTGTTTTAGGTAATGGTGATATTTTCAAAGCTACCGATGCTAAAAAGATGATGGAAGAAACTGGCTGCGATGGTGTGGTAGTTGGTCGTGGTTGTTTGGGACGTCCCTGGCTTTTTGCCGAACTTTCTGCTGCCCTACGTGGTCAACCGATTCCTGCTGCGCCTACGTTAGGCGAAGTCACCAAAATTATTTATCGCCATGCAGAATTGCTTGTCGCTCATGATGGCGAGCAAAAAGGCTGCCGTGATCTACGCAAACATATGGGTTGGTATCTGCGTGGTTTTCCCGTCGGCGGACAGCTTCGCGCAGGACTAGCACGATTAACTAGCCTTAATAATCTTGAAGAGTTACTTGCTCCCTGGGCAGATTCACCGGCTTTAGCCGATGATGCCGACGGCGCTCGCGGACGCAAAGGTTCACCGGCAAAAGTCGTCCTGCCTGAAGGCTGGCTTGATGATCCTGAGGATGATTCAGTACCAGAGGGCGCAGAAATCATGCACTCTGGAGGTTAA
- a CDS encoding acetyl-CoA hydrolase/transferase family protein, whose protein sequence is MSDRIANAQLRGKVMSADEAAQFVNNGDNVGISGFTGAGYPKVLPLAIAERAKQMHARGEQYRIGLFTGASTAPDCDGVLAEADAISFRTPYQSDPILRAKINEGTIDYADYHLSESGIYVEQGFFGPMNVAIVEAVRITEEGHLIPSSSIGNNVEYLDNAEKIIIEVNSWQSLELEGMADIYRINRLPNRQPIPIVEAGQRVGTPYIDIDLAKVVAVVETDAPDRNAPFKPIDDQSRQIAAHFLDFLEGEVSAGRLSYDGYVMQSGVGNVPNAVMAGLLDSKFENIQAYTEVIQDGMVDLIDAGKMSVASATSFSLSPEYAERMNKEASRYRESIILRPQQISNHPEVVRRLGLIATNGLIEADIYGNVNSTNVTGSRIMNGVGGSADFTRNAFISSFITPSDAKGGLISAIVPMVSHVDHTEQDVKVVITEYGYADLRGLAPRQRAEKIIAIAHPDYRPLLQDYYDRALAYAQEKKIMQTPHLLGEALSFHQRFQETGSMKK, encoded by the coding sequence ATGTCTGATCGTATTGCGAATGCCCAATTGCGTGGCAAGGTAATGTCCGCAGATGAGGCTGCACAATTTGTTAACAACGGCGATAATGTCGGAATCTCTGGTTTTACCGGCGCAGGTTATCCAAAGGTGTTGCCTCTTGCTATTGCCGAGCGAGCAAAGCAAATGCATGCCCGTGGTGAGCAGTACCGGATTGGTCTATTTACCGGTGCTTCCACCGCTCCAGATTGCGATGGTGTGCTTGCCGAAGCAGACGCCATTAGTTTCCGTACTCCTTATCAATCTGATCCAATCTTGCGCGCCAAGATTAATGAGGGAACCATTGACTATGCTGACTACCACCTTTCTGAGTCTGGTATATATGTTGAGCAGGGTTTCTTTGGGCCAATGAATGTCGCCATTGTTGAGGCTGTACGTATTACTGAAGAGGGGCACCTTATTCCTTCTTCATCCATTGGTAACAATGTGGAATACCTTGACAATGCTGAGAAGATCATCATTGAGGTGAATTCTTGGCAGTCTCTTGAGCTTGAGGGCATGGCAGATATTTATCGCATTAATCGGTTGCCAAATCGTCAGCCTATCCCAATTGTTGAGGCTGGTCAGCGCGTTGGTACTCCGTATATCGATATTGATCTAGCTAAGGTGGTTGCTGTTGTCGAAACCGATGCACCGGATCGTAATGCGCCATTTAAGCCAATCGATGACCAATCACGTCAGATTGCTGCACACTTCCTTGATTTCCTAGAAGGCGAAGTTTCCGCCGGTCGGCTCAGCTACGACGGTTATGTTATGCAGTCGGGTGTAGGTAATGTTCCTAATGCTGTGATGGCCGGCTTGCTTGATTCCAAGTTTGAGAATATTCAGGCCTACACCGAAGTTATCCAAGATGGCATGGTAGATCTTATCGATGCCGGCAAGATGTCGGTTGCATCTGCAACATCTTTCTCCTTATCACCTGAGTATGCAGAGCGGATGAATAAAGAAGCTTCGCGGTACCGTGAATCCATCATCTTGCGACCACAGCAGATTTCCAACCACCCGGAGGTTGTGCGTCGACTTGGATTGATTGCGACAAATGGTTTGATTGAGGCGGATATTTACGGCAATGTCAACTCCACTAATGTCACTGGTTCTCGCATTATGAATGGTGTAGGTGGTTCTGCGGACTTCACCCGTAATGCCTTCATCTCCTCATTTATCACCCCGTCTGATGCTAAAGGTGGTCTGATTTCTGCAATCGTTCCTATGGTTTCTCACGTGGATCATACGGAGCAGGACGTTAAAGTCGTTATTACAGAATATGGTTACGCTGACTTACGTGGTTTAGCACCACGTCAGCGTGCCGAAAAGATTATCGCTATTGCACACCCAGATTACCGTCCACTTTTGCAGGACTACTACGATCGTGCATTGGCTTATGCGCAGGAAAAGAAGATCATGCAGACACCACACCTTTTGGGCGAGGCATTAAGCTTCCATCAGCGGTTCCAAGAAACCGGTTCGATGAAGAAATAA
- a CDS encoding GNAT family N-acetyltransferase, translating into MSEIIHDADKHRFLLRLDTVTAGFADYRMRGDEVRIFYHTVIHPEFRGRGLSKTLIQAALENTRVAGLKVVPTCSAVAAFMEKDPQYNDIRA; encoded by the coding sequence ATGTCAGAAATTATTCATGATGCCGATAAACACCGTTTTCTACTTCGATTAGACACTGTTACTGCCGGGTTTGCTGATTATCGTATGCGTGGTGATGAGGTTCGTATTTTTTACCATACGGTTATCCATCCAGAGTTTCGTGGCCGTGGTTTAAGTAAAACGCTTATTCAGGCGGCTCTTGAGAATACTCGGGTAGCTGGATTAAAAGTTGTGCCAACCTGTTCAGCAGTGGCTGCTTTTATGGAAAAAGATCCACAGTATAACGATATCCGTGCTTGA
- the epsC gene encoding serine O-acetyltransferase EpsC codes for MNFFSMIREDLANARDHDPAARGDIENAIVYSGLHAIWVHRISHWLWLRGHRGLARVLAQLTRFFTGIEIHPGATIGRRFFIDHGMGIVIGETAEIGDGVMLYHGVTLGGQVLTQTKRHPTLEDGVTIGAGAKILGPITIGAGSSVGANAVVTKDVPAEHIAVGIPAQVRPRKAGEKIKLVDPDYYI; via the coding sequence ATGAACTTCTTTTCAATGATCCGCGAAGACCTTGCTAATGCACGCGATCATGATCCTGCTGCACGTGGCGATATTGAAAACGCCATCGTCTATTCTGGTCTTCATGCCATTTGGGTACACCGTATATCTCACTGGCTCTGGCTACGTGGACATCGCGGCCTAGCTCGCGTATTAGCTCAACTAACCCGATTTTTTACTGGTATTGAGATCCACCCTGGTGCAACCATTGGGCGTCGCTTTTTTATTGACCATGGTATGGGGATTGTTATCGGAGAAACCGCGGAAATTGGCGACGGAGTCATGCTGTACCACGGAGTGACCTTAGGAGGACAAGTACTTACCCAGACCAAGCGGCACCCCACTTTAGAAGACGGTGTCACTATTGGTGCTGGAGCAAAAATTTTAGGACCAATCACCATCGGTGCCGGAAGCTCAGTAGGTGCAAATGCAGTAGTTACCAAAGATGTTCCTGCCGAGCACATTGCCGTAGGTATCCCAGCGCAGGTACGTCCGCGCAAAGCTGGCGAAAAAATTAAATTGGTCGATCCGGACTACTATATTTAG
- the cysK gene encoding cysteine synthase A, translated as MSNVYNNILDTVGGTPLVRINRLSEGLAATVLAKIEFFNPANSVKDRIGKAIIEAAEASGELIPGGTIVEATSGNTGIALALAGAAKGYNVVLTMPETMSVERRVILRAYGAEIILTPGAAGMQGAVDKANEIVQEREGAILARQFANAANPEIHRKTTGEEIWADTDGNIDIFVAGIGTGGTITGAGDTLKKYNPEIKIYAVEPAASPLLTTGKAGPHKIQGLGANFIPEVLNQKIYEEVLTVTNEDAIATSRELGTKEGILGGISAGANIKAALELAARPENAGKTIVTVIPDFGERYISTVLYEDIRD; from the coding sequence ATGTCCAACGTTTATAACAATATCCTTGATACTGTCGGTGGCACCCCACTAGTGCGTATCAATCGCCTTAGCGAAGGTTTAGCAGCAACTGTTCTGGCCAAAATTGAATTCTTTAACCCTGCCAACTCCGTCAAAGATCGTATTGGCAAGGCAATTATTGAAGCAGCAGAAGCATCCGGGGAACTAATCCCAGGTGGTACCATCGTGGAAGCAACATCTGGTAACACCGGTATTGCCCTTGCACTTGCTGGTGCAGCCAAGGGATACAACGTAGTACTGACCATGCCAGAAACCATGTCAGTGGAACGTCGCGTTATCCTACGGGCATACGGTGCAGAAATTATACTCACTCCCGGTGCTGCAGGTATGCAAGGTGCCGTAGACAAAGCCAATGAGATTGTTCAAGAACGTGAAGGCGCTATCTTGGCTCGTCAATTTGCTAATGCCGCTAATCCTGAAATTCACCGTAAAACCACCGGTGAGGAAATATGGGCCGATACCGATGGCAATATCGACATTTTTGTTGCCGGTATTGGTACTGGTGGAACCATCACTGGTGCTGGCGACACCCTAAAGAAATATAACCCAGAGATCAAGATTTATGCTGTCGAACCAGCAGCCTCTCCGCTGCTAACTACGGGTAAAGCTGGTCCACACAAAATTCAAGGTCTCGGCGCTAACTTCATTCCAGAAGTACTCAACCAGAAAATCTACGAAGAAGTTCTCACGGTAACTAATGAGGACGCTATCGCAACCTCGCGCGAGCTTGGTACGAAAGAAGGTATTCTCGGTGGTATTTCCGCCGGTGCGAATATCAAAGCTGCTCTTGAACTCGCCGCACGCCCAGAAAACGCAGGAAAAACCATTGTTACGGTAATTCCAGATTTCGGTGAACGCTATATCTCTACCGTTCTATACGAAGACATCCGCGACTAA
- the ramA gene encoding acetate metabolism transcriptional regulator RamA, which translates to MEAQRIKDDEEAIRSALTSLKTATGIPVTMYASVLVDGRLQIIQWLGLRTPALQNLIIEAGTGVGGRVLTTRRPVGVSDYTRAHAISHELDSVIQDEGLHSIVAVPVIVHREVRGVLYVGVHSPVRLGDKVIEEVTMTARSLEQDLAVNSAARRGEGLRAGTSKQGRLMNGAEWEQIRSTHSKLRMLANRIEQEDLRAELEELCDQMVAPVRVKQTTKLSARELDVLSCVALGHTNVEAAEEMGIGAETVKSYLRSVMRKLGAHTRYEAVNAARRIGALP; encoded by the coding sequence GTGGAAGCGCAGCGCATCAAAGATGATGAGGAAGCTATCCGCTCAGCTCTTACGTCACTCAAAACTGCAACTGGCATCCCTGTTACTATGTATGCCTCGGTTTTGGTGGATGGTCGCTTGCAGATTATTCAGTGGTTGGGGTTGCGTACTCCAGCGTTGCAAAACCTTATTATCGAAGCTGGTACTGGCGTTGGTGGTCGAGTACTAACAACCCGACGCCCAGTTGGTGTAAGTGATTACACCCGAGCTCATGCAATTTCGCATGAACTTGATTCGGTCATTCAAGACGAGGGATTGCACTCTATTGTGGCAGTTCCGGTTATTGTGCACCGTGAAGTACGTGGTGTCCTATATGTCGGAGTTCACTCTCCGGTGCGCCTAGGAGATAAGGTGATTGAAGAAGTCACCATGACAGCGCGTTCTTTAGAACAGGACTTAGCTGTTAATTCTGCGGCTCGTCGAGGTGAAGGCTTGCGCGCTGGAACAAGTAAACAAGGCCGGTTAATGAATGGTGCCGAGTGGGAGCAGATTCGGTCTACCCACTCTAAGCTGCGGATGCTAGCCAATCGTATTGAACAAGAAGATCTACGTGCGGAACTGGAAGAATTATGCGACCAGATGGTTGCCCCAGTACGAGTAAAACAAACTACTAAGCTTTCTGCTCGTGAACTAGATGTTCTTTCTTGTGTGGCGTTGGGACATACCAATGTTGAGGCCGCTGAAGAAATGGGCATTGGCGCCGAAACTGTGAAAAGCTACTTACGTTCTGTTATGCGTAAATTAGGTGCGCATACTCGTTATGAGGCTGTTAATGCAGCTCGCCGGATTGGTGCTCTGCCTTAA
- the putP gene encoding sodium/proline symporter PutP, producing the protein MSENTWFIIAIIIYMAAMLLIGYWSYRQTNEYDDYVLAGRGLNPFVAAMSAGASDMSGWLLMGLPGALFVTGFSELWIAIGLIIGCWANWRWIAPRLRAYTEVADNSLTLPSFFENRFHTSSRSLRIVSAVIIIVFFTFYVSSGMVSGGRYFESTFGGNYLDGMLIVAAITVGYTFIGGFLAVSYTDAVQGSIMFFSLMVVPIMALFALDDPTSIFSYAAAHDYGPYVDGIGNPTYFSMVNGVSFFAIVGSLAWGLGYFGQPHIVVRFMALRSPQEAKQGGIIGVSWMSFCIAGAFFVALVGTAFFGQNEEYSIVDQVAYETIFLDMGRILFHPLIAGLILTAVLAAIMSTISSQLLVTSTSLVEDIYRGLKKQPPSEREMLNLSRIAVLAVSVVAGILAVNPSDSILGLVAFAWAGFGSAFGPVVLAALYWKRLNAAGALAGMLTGAFVSFIWGNSALSDTLYEIVPGFVANAVVMVIVTLLSSEPTNEVKEEFEHASKLARA; encoded by the coding sequence ATGAGCGAGAACACCTGGTTTATTATCGCCATCATTATTTATATGGCTGCAATGCTGCTTATCGGCTATTGGAGCTATCGGCAAACGAACGAATATGATGATTATGTACTCGCTGGTCGTGGTCTTAATCCTTTTGTTGCCGCGATGAGCGCAGGTGCTTCGGATATGTCCGGTTGGTTACTTATGGGCCTTCCCGGTGCCTTATTTGTTACTGGTTTTTCCGAGTTATGGATTGCGATCGGTTTGATTATCGGTTGTTGGGCAAACTGGCGCTGGATCGCACCACGATTGCGTGCCTATACCGAGGTTGCTGATAATTCACTGACGTTGCCTAGCTTTTTTGAGAATCGCTTCCATACTTCTTCGCGTTCCCTGCGTATTGTTAGCGCAGTTATTATTATCGTCTTTTTTACTTTTTATGTTTCTTCCGGAATGGTCTCTGGCGGGCGCTATTTTGAGTCTACTTTTGGAGGCAATTATCTTGACGGGATGCTTATCGTTGCGGCGATTACCGTTGGATATACCTTTATCGGTGGGTTTTTGGCGGTAAGTTATACCGACGCTGTACAAGGATCAATCATGTTTTTCTCCTTGATGGTCGTGCCTATTATGGCTTTGTTTGCCCTCGATGATCCCACCAGTATTTTTAGCTATGCGGCTGCGCATGATTACGGACCATATGTTGATGGAATTGGTAATCCGACATATTTTTCTATGGTTAATGGGGTGTCTTTTTTTGCGATTGTGGGCAGTCTTGCTTGGGGTCTAGGTTATTTTGGCCAACCACATATCGTCGTAAGGTTTATGGCATTGCGTAGCCCACAAGAAGCAAAACAAGGCGGCATTATTGGGGTCAGTTGGATGAGCTTTTGTATTGCTGGAGCATTTTTTGTTGCTCTTGTTGGTACTGCTTTCTTTGGACAGAACGAAGAATATTCCATTGTCGATCAGGTTGCTTATGAGACGATCTTTTTGGATATGGGACGGATTCTTTTCCACCCGCTTATTGCCGGCCTTATTCTCACTGCGGTGCTAGCGGCAATTATGTCCACGATTTCTTCGCAGTTACTAGTTACTTCTACTTCATTGGTAGAAGATATTTACCGTGGGTTAAAGAAACAACCCCCGAGTGAACGAGAGATGCTTAATCTATCGCGTATTGCGGTGCTTGCAGTTTCCGTCGTTGCGGGTATTTTAGCTGTTAACCCTAGTGATTCCATTCTTGGTTTGGTTGCTTTTGCTTGGGCCGGTTTTGGTTCTGCATTTGGTCCGGTAGTTCTTGCCGCATTGTATTGGAAGCGATTGAATGCAGCTGGTGCACTTGCTGGTATGCTCACCGGCGCATTTGTTAGCTTCATTTGGGGTAATTCAGCTTTAAGCGACACACTTTATGAAATCGTGCCTGGATTTGTAGCAAATGCTGTCGTTATGGTGATCGTTACGTTATTGAGCAGTGAGCCAACGAATGAGGTTAAGGAAGAATTTGAGCACGCAAGTAAGTTGGCGCGCGCCTAA
- a CDS encoding cob(I)yrinic acid a,c-diamide adenosyltransferase, which translates to MAVHLTKIYTRTGDDGTTSLSDFSRVAKNDPRLIAYADCDELNASLGVALAFGEFNQETTSCLQRIQNELFDAGADLATPITENPAYPPLRIDDSYITRLESDCDNFNASLTKLNSFILPGGTQGAALLHSARTICRRAERAAWAAVETHPDTTHVLPAKYLNRLSDLLFILCRVANNSDDILWVPGGER; encoded by the coding sequence ATGGCTGTTCACTTAACTAAGATTTATACTCGTACCGGCGACGACGGCACGACAAGTTTGTCGGATTTCTCCCGCGTAGCAAAAAATGATCCTCGGCTTATTGCTTATGCCGACTGCGATGAACTCAATGCTTCTCTTGGCGTCGCGCTTGCTTTTGGCGAATTCAACCAAGAAACCACCAGCTGCTTGCAACGCATCCAAAATGAGCTTTTCGACGCTGGAGCAGATCTGGCTACTCCTATTACCGAGAATCCCGCCTATCCTCCACTACGTATCGATGACTCCTACATCACTCGACTCGAATCCGACTGCGATAATTTTAATGCGAGCCTAACCAAGCTCAACTCTTTTATCTTGCCGGGCGGTACCCAAGGAGCAGCATTATTGCACAGTGCGCGCACAATCTGCCGTCGCGCTGAGCGTGCTGCATGGGCAGCCGTCGAAACGCATCCAGATACCACACATGTATTACCAGCAAAATATCTCAATCGGCTAAGCGACTTACTTTTTATTCTGTGCCGCGTAGCTAATAACAGTGACGATATTTTATGGGTGCCAGGCGGCGAGCGCTAA